The following nucleotide sequence is from Halapricum desulfuricans.
GTGTCGCGGGGCATTGCGGGACGGGAGACACTGAGACTCGCAGGTCCGGTCTGAATCGATCGACGGACGTGCGCGTTCGTCTCTCGTCTGGCGGTCCGTTCACCGCGCGATCTAGTATCGTGCGGTCGGACTCGTCAGCCGGCACGCTGTCACCTCCAGCCAGCCGCCGCTCTCTGCTCGCAGCCAACATATTGATACTGGTGGCTATACGTCCGTAAAGACATCCGGCACGACGGCGTGTCAGAGCATTTCGAAATGGGATAGCCACCGGTATGCGTTACCCTGGACTTGTCAAAGAGAGAACGTGACGACATCACGGTGGTGAAAAAAGATACTGACAGCGCGAACGCCCGCCTGCTCACTCGAGTCGCAAGGCGGTGTCCCAGCCGGCTTTCGTGACATACCGGTGGCCGGACCACTCGATTGGCTCGCCGTCGCGCTTTTTCAGCCACTCGAACTCGACGTAGGTCCCCTCGGGGAGATCGAACTCGCCCCGCCAGGTCGGGTAGTCGTCGCCGGACAGCGCCACGGCCGACTCGACGTCCCAATTGCCCAGTGCCTCGTGGTCGCCGGTCAGGAACAGCTGTTCGCCGTACTCGGCCTCGACCTCGATCTCGACGCGGGTCGTCACGTCCTCGCCCGGTTCGGCGTCGGTCGGCTCGAGCCAGCGATAGCCGTACGGCTCCAGGAAGATCCGACCGTCGGGGTAGCGGGCGGTCTCGTCGCGGAGGATCTCGTGGTAGCTACCGTCGGTCCAGGGCTCGGGGAGCTCATCGAGCGCGACCGCCCGCGAGTCCCCGGAGAAGTTCGACAGTGCGAGCAGGCGCTCGCCGTCGTGGGCACGTTCGACGACGAACACCGAATCGTCAGCCACGTCGTGGACGGTCTCCTCGCCGCGGTGGTGCAGCGCCGTTCGACCCCCCCGGGCCTCTGAAAGGCGCCTGATCCCGTCGAAGACGCGCTGTTCGACAGATCCCTCGAGCGTTCGGCGCTCGGCGGCGTCCCAGTCCATCGGCGAGCGGTGCACCCAGCGGTTGTCCTCGGCCTTGATCGGGTTGTTCAGATACGAGAAGTCGTTGAGCTGGGCGAGTTCGTCGCCGCTGTACAGCAACGGCATCCCCTGCATGACGAACGCGGCCTCGTGCATGAGCAGGTAGCGCTGGATCGCCGTATCGACGTCTTCGGGGTCGCCCTCGACGCGGGCTTTCTGCAGGCCAGTCAGCGCCGCTGCCGTCCCGGACGTGCGGGCGACGCCGGTCGGCTCCTCCTGAAAGCGGTAGCCCTCGGCGTAGCTGTCGGGGTGATCGCCCGCGTAGAAGTCCGAGCAGAACTTGCGCGTGCTCGTCGGGTCCTGCCCGACGGCGCGGACGTCCTCGTCGGCCAGCCCCCAACCGATGTCGTCGTGACACCGGACGTAGTTGAGCCACGAGGCCTCATCGGGCGTCGACGGGAGTCCGTCGAGCGCCTGTTCGAGTAGCCGGGTGTTCTCGCTTGCCAGCGCGTGCCAGAGGTGGGCCATCAGCGGCGCGTTGTAGGCGATGTCACACTCCTCGCCCTCGTAGCCGCCCGTCCCGAGGTACCTGATCGTCTCCTCGGGCGCGACGATGGCCTCGGCTTTGAACAGCACCCCCGGCGCGGCGATGCGCATCAGCGCCCGGTAGGCCCGCAGGATCCAGTGGGCTTCGTCCAGATTCCGACAATCGGTCCCCAGTTCCTTCCAGAGGAAGGGGACGGCGTCGAGCCGAAGCACGTCGGTGCCGACGTTCGCGAGAAAGGCCATCTCGCGGAACATCTGGACGAACACGTCCGGGTTCGTGTAATCGAGGTCCCACTGGAAGTCGTAGAAGCTCGTCCAGACCCACTGCTCCAGGTCGTCGACGTAGGTGAAGTTCCCCGGCGCGAAGTCCGGGAACACCTCCGGGAGCGTCTGCTCGTACTGGTCGGGGAGGTCGCGGTCCTCGAAGGTGAGATAGAAGTCCTCGAAGCGCTCGTCGCCGTCCATCGCGGCCTGCGCCCACTCGTGTTCGCGGGCGGTGTGATTCATCACGAAGTCCAGCGCGAGCTTGATCCCTTCGTCGTGCAGGTCGGCGGCCAGCTCGCGCAGGTCGTCCATCGTGCCCAGATCGGGGTCGACCGAACGGTAGTCTTTCACGGCGTATCCCCCGTCGTTGCGCCCCTCTCGGGGCTCCAGCAGCGGCATGAGGTGGAGGTAGGTCACGCCGAGTTCCTTCAGATAGGGGATCTTCTCGCGGACGCCCGCCAGATCGCCCGCGAACAGATCGACGTAACACATGTATCCGACCTCCTCGGGGCCCTGAAACCAGTCGTCGACGCCGGCGCGCGAACGGTCCAGCGAGCGAAGCTGTTCGGGCCGTCCCTCGAAGGCCTCGACGGCCGCGTGGACCGCCTCGAGCAGCCACGCGGCCGCCTCGCGGTCGTCACCGTAGACCTCGGTGTAGGCCTGCCAGAGGGCGGGCAACTGTTCGTCGATCCGTTCGTGCACCACTTCTGGGCGGTCGGCGTACCGCTCTGTCAGGAACTCCCGGAGCGTCTCGACCGGATCGTCCGGGGGCCACGCGTCGGTCGGCAATTCCTGCTCGCTCGCGCTCATGCTCTACTGTTGTCGTCCCCGGAGTAAATTTCTTTACAACGGGTGTGGTGACATACGGTATCCGAGGTGACAGGTCGTCCCCCGGATTTTATACTGGTGGCCGTCATCGGGTACAACAAGAGTTGTACAAACATGAGCACCGAAGTCACACTGCTTGAAGACGCCACGGAGGAGCTCTGTGAGTGGCACCGGAACTGCCGCGACCGCCACGAGGACGATTTCGAGGCGGCCAAGGAGATTGTCACGCGGCTGGGCGCACACTATGAGGACGGCCGTACCGAGGTCGGGTTCTGGACGCCGGAGATCGTCGAGGCCGGCGTCCCCAGCGAGGACGTGTATCTGGAGGTGCTGACGCCGACAGAGGACGTCCGCGTCTTCGAGGACGGCGTCGATCAACAGCGAATCGAGGTCCGGCGCGACCGGTTGCCGATCTACCGGGAGGAGGAGTATCACTGGGCCGTCGTCGAGGGCATGACGCCGGGGACGCGCGAGCGGTTCGGCTCCCTCTACCAGCTCGTCTACCGTCAGGACGGCGAGTGGCACACCGTGCAGGACCCGGTGGCGTACTCGGTGCCGTTCGGCGTGTTCGGACCCGCGGAACTGATCGACCTCGAGACGCTCGACGCCGAGCGCGACGACCGGGAGTACTTCGAGGGACTCGGCACCGACGAGGAGCCGATCCCCACGACCGAGGACGACGGGCTCCCCCGGGTCGATCCGGCGACGAGCATGGTCGAGATTCATCCCGGGACGGCGACCGAAAACGGCTCACTTGACGGGCTCGCGCGCCGGTACGAGCAAATCGGTGAGAAACTCCGAAGCGGCGAGGAGCTGGACGCTGGCGAGTGGATCCACGTGGGCTATGACGCCATCCAGCTGATGCCGATCGAGCCGATCACCGAACACCGCGAGAACCACGACTTCTGGTCGGTCGAGGGCGATCGCGTCGCTCTCGAGGGCAGCGAGACGGTCGAGCTCGTCGCCGAACAGCCCGACCTGATCAACTGGGGATACGATATCGTCATCCGGGCGTTTTCGGCCCCCAATCCCGCAATCCTGGAGACGGGCCGACCGCACGAACTGGTCGATTTCATCGCCGCGTGTCACAACCTGCCCGACTCGATCCGGGTCGTCTTCGACATCGCCCTGGGCCACGCCGAGGGGAGAGCCGACGAACTGCTCGACGAGGAGTTCATCGAGGGTCCGGGCATGTACGGCCTCGAACTGGACTACCTGCACCCGGTCGTCCGGGCGATCGTGCTGGATCTACAGCGCCGGAAGATGGACTTCGGTGCCGACGGGATCCGCGTCGACGGCGCGCAGGACTTCAAGTACTACGACCCCGAATCGGACGAACTGGTCCACGACGACGAGTTCCTCGCGGAGATGGACGAGGTCACTCAGGAGGTCGGGGGGACCGAATACCGGCCGTGGATGATCTACGAGGACGGCCGACCCTGGCCCCGCGGGGACTGGGAGCTGGCCTCGACCTACCGGGAACTCATCAAACAACACCCCCACAGCTTCCAGTGGTCCCCGATCACGTTCGCGCACAACAAGCCCGCTTTGCTGACATTCTGGGCGAGCAAGTGGTGGCGCGTCTTCGAGGTCGCGGACTTCGGGGAGAACTGGATCACCGGCGTCGCCAACCACGACACGCTCCGGCGAGGGACCCAGCAACCGCTTCCGAAAGGGTGGGAGGAAGACCCGATCAACCCCTATCTGGGTGACGACGGCCCCGAGATCATCGACGAGGCCTACGACCAGCCCTCGACGAACATGCTGTTGCACTGCCTGCTTCCGGGCGTCCCGATGGACTTTCTCAACGCAAACGCCCACGCGCCGTGGTCGTTCATGCGCGACACTGACGACGAGTGGAACGTCAAGGTTGTCGCCGAAGAGGACAACTTCCTCGATTGGCACGTCCCCGCCGAACTGTACGACGACGACCGGTTCTTCGGCCGGTTGAAAGCGATGGGGATCGACGAGCGTGACGACCTCGATCACTTCGTCCACGTCCTGCACGACGTCGGCGAGGCGACCGACTGGGAACCCGAGGACATGGCGGCGACGATCGAGGCGCTGGGATCGCCCCTCGCCGGCGAGACGGTGACGCCGGCGGACCTCGAACGCTTCGGCGAGGCCTGGATGGCCGACGTCAACGAGTTCGCGAACCTCACACACTGGCTTGACACGCTTGAGAACGACCGCGCCGAGTTCACTCATCGTGTCCGACAGTTCCGTCAGGACCGTCCGTGGCTTCGCGGTGACATCGACGTCGACGGCGAGGAAGTCTTCGACTACGTCCATCCCGTCGACGGGACGGTCGTCTACTACGGCTTCCGGGAGTCGCCCGACGGTGACGAACAGATCCTGTTCGTGGGCAACATGGAAGGCCCCGAGGTGACCGTCGAGCCGACGACGCTGGACGACGCGATACCCGATTCGGGCTGGGAGCCCGCGCTGGCCGCGCCCGGTGTCGACCCCGACCTGGACGGCGTCGCACTGGACAACGGCGAGGCCGTCGTCTGGACGCGCCGGCCGTAGGCGTCGCGTTCGATATCGAAACGGTTTTTTCCAATCACAGTTGTACCATCTCGTAGCCCGTGGGCACCCCGACGTGACGTCGTTCTCTCTACTGGGGTGCCCTCACGGGCCACCCCCACCCCCACCACACCCTTTCGAACGCTGCACCGACGAGCGCCCCGCTCGAACCTGCGACGATCATGTAATTCTCGAAACCCGTTCGACCGACGTGCTCGCAGTAGATTTTTACAACGCGGATTAAAATATACGATCATGGATAGCGACGTGGTACCATACACGACACTCGGCTCGACGGGACTGGAGGTGTCCCGGTTGGCTCTCGGATGCATGAACTTCGGTAGCGAGGCCGAGTGGATGATCGACGACCGCGAGCAGAGCTTCGAGATCATCGACCGGGCGATCGATCTGGGGATCAACGTTTTGGACACGGCGAACGTTTACTCGACGGGCGAGAGCGAGGAGATCGTCGGCGAGGCCGTCGCCAGCCATCGCCGGGACGAACTGGTGATCGCGACGAAGGTCTTCGGGGAGATGCACGACGGTCCCAACGGACAGGGACTCTCGCGCAAGCACATCATCGATCAGGCCCACGCCAGTCTGGACCGACTCGGCGTCGACTACATCGATCTCTATCAGATCCACCGCTGGGACGAGAACACGCCGATCGAGGAGACGCTATCGGCGCTGACCCATCTCGTCGACGAGGGGATCGTCCGGTATCTCGGGGCCTCGACGATGGCCGGCTGGCAGTTCTCGAAGGCGCTGTACACCGCCGATATCGAGGGCTACGAGCGGTTCGTCTCGATGCAACCGGAGTACAACGCCGTCGACCGCCACGAGGAGGCGAATCTCCTCCCGATCTGTGCCGAGGAGGACGTCGGCGTGATTCCGTGGTCGCCGCTGGCCGGCGGCTTTCTCACCGGCAAGTACGAGCGCGACGCCGATCCGGACGAAGACCTGCGGGCGGCGACCGACGAGTACACCCGAAACCGGTTCACTGAGGAAAACTGGGACGTGCTGGAGGAGATTCGGGCAATAGCCGAAGAGAGAGACGCGACGCCGGCGCAGGTCAGCCTGGCGTGGCTGCTCGAACAGGACGTGGTCACCGCGCCGATCATCGGCCCCCGACGGATCGACCACCTCGAGGAGAACGTCGCAGCCGTCGATCTCGAGTTGAGCGACGAGGAGGTTCAGCGGATCGCCGAGCCGAAGTTCCCGCAGTGGCCTCAGCCCGAAAAAGACCGATGACGACGCACGTACAGCTGCCGAAACAGACAGTTTACAAACGGGGCAGACAACCGAAATGACAATGGATACCTCGACGCTGACGTCGGTCCTCGAAGACGCCGGTCTCTCCCCGTATCAGGCCGACGCGTACGTGACCATCCTCGAACTCGGTTCGGCGTCAGCGACCGACATCGCAGAGAAGAGCGACGTTCCCGATCCGCGGATCTACGACGTCCTCCGGGACCTCGAGAAACACGGCTACATCGAGACCTACGAACAGGACAGTCTCCACGCCAGAGCCTACAGTCCCGAATCGGTGCTCGGAGACCTCCGCGAGCGCGCAGGCCAGTTCGAGCAGGCGGCCGACGAGATCGAAGACCGGTGGGAAGCACCGACGATGGACACACACACAGTGAGTTTCGTCAAGCGGATGGACACGGTATTGGACAAAGCCGAGACGAAAATCAGAGAGGCGGAAAACCAGGTCCAGGTCGCTGCCGACCGCGAGCAGTACGAGCGTCTCCGTCCGGCGCTCGAGGCGGCCCACGACAACGGCGTCCACATCAAGCTCGCGCTGTGTCTCGAAGACGACGAGGCGCTCCCTTCGGAGGACGCGTTGAACGGCGTCGCAACGCAGGTGCGATACCGGTCGATCCCGATGCCGTTCATCGCGCTCGTCGATCGGACCTCGACGTGCTTTGCCCCGCACGTCCTCTCCGCAAACCGCTACGGGGTCATCGTGGAGGACCGGACCCACGCGTATGTCTTCCACTGGTTTTTCATGGCCGGACTCTGGGAGTCGACGGAACCGCTGATCGAGGACGGCGACGACTCGCTCCCGCGGTCGTACGTCAACATCCGCCAGTGTATCCGGGACGTCTGGCCGCTGCTCGAGGACGGCGCGACGGTGTCGGTCACTGTCGAGGGCATCGAAGTCGAATCCGGATCGACCATCTCCTTCGAGGGCGAAATCGTCGACGTCACGTACCCGAGTCTGGAGGCCGCGGGGACAGACGCTCCCTTCCTCTATCTTGGCGGCCAGGCCACGATTACGATTGAAACCGATGATGGAGTCGTCGAAGTCGGCG
It contains:
- a CDS encoding TrmB family transcriptional regulator codes for the protein MDTSTLTSVLEDAGLSPYQADAYVTILELGSASATDIAEKSDVPDPRIYDVLRDLEKHGYIETYEQDSLHARAYSPESVLGDLRERAGQFEQAADEIEDRWEAPTMDTHTVSFVKRMDTVLDKAETKIREAENQVQVAADREQYERLRPALEAAHDNGVHIKLALCLEDDEALPSEDALNGVATQVRYRSIPMPFIALVDRTSTCFAPHVLSANRYGVIVEDRTHAYVFHWFFMAGLWESTEPLIEDGDDSLPRSYVNIRQCIRDVWPLLEDGATVSVTVEGIEVESGSTISFEGEIVDVTYPSLEAAGTDAPFLYLGGQATITIETDDGVVEVGGWGAVIEDYEATRIVLEEIVSE
- a CDS encoding aldo/keto reductase; the protein is MDSDVVPYTTLGSTGLEVSRLALGCMNFGSEAEWMIDDREQSFEIIDRAIDLGINVLDTANVYSTGESEEIVGEAVASHRRDELVIATKVFGEMHDGPNGQGLSRKHIIDQAHASLDRLGVDYIDLYQIHRWDENTPIEETLSALTHLVDEGIVRYLGASTMAGWQFSKALYTADIEGYERFVSMQPEYNAVDRHEEANLLPICAEEDVGVIPWSPLAGGFLTGKYERDADPDEDLRAATDEYTRNRFTEENWDVLEEIRAIAEERDATPAQVSLAWLLEQDVVTAPIIGPRRIDHLEENVAAVDLELSDEEVQRIAEPKFPQWPQPEKDR
- the gghA gene encoding glucosylglycerol hydrolase; its protein translation is MSTEVTLLEDATEELCEWHRNCRDRHEDDFEAAKEIVTRLGAHYEDGRTEVGFWTPEIVEAGVPSEDVYLEVLTPTEDVRVFEDGVDQQRIEVRRDRLPIYREEEYHWAVVEGMTPGTRERFGSLYQLVYRQDGEWHTVQDPVAYSVPFGVFGPAELIDLETLDAERDDREYFEGLGTDEEPIPTTEDDGLPRVDPATSMVEIHPGTATENGSLDGLARRYEQIGEKLRSGEELDAGEWIHVGYDAIQLMPIEPITEHRENHDFWSVEGDRVALEGSETVELVAEQPDLINWGYDIVIRAFSAPNPAILETGRPHELVDFIAACHNLPDSIRVVFDIALGHAEGRADELLDEEFIEGPGMYGLELDYLHPVVRAIVLDLQRRKMDFGADGIRVDGAQDFKYYDPESDELVHDDEFLAEMDEVTQEVGGTEYRPWMIYEDGRPWPRGDWELASTYRELIKQHPHSFQWSPITFAHNKPALLTFWASKWWRVFEVADFGENWITGVANHDTLRRGTQQPLPKGWEEDPINPYLGDDGPEIIDEAYDQPSTNMLLHCLLPGVPMDFLNANAHAPWSFMRDTDDEWNVKVVAEEDNFLDWHVPAELYDDDRFFGRLKAMGIDERDDLDHFVHVLHDVGEATDWEPEDMAATIEALGSPLAGETVTPADLERFGEAWMADVNEFANLTHWLDTLENDRAEFTHRVRQFRQDRPWLRGDIDVDGEEVFDYVHPVDGTVVYYGFRESPDGDEQILFVGNMEGPEVTVEPTTLDDAIPDSGWEPALAAPGVDPDLDGVALDNGEAVVWTRRP
- a CDS encoding alpha-amylase family glycosyl hydrolase translates to MSASEQELPTDAWPPDDPVETLREFLTERYADRPEVVHERIDEQLPALWQAYTEVYGDDREAAAWLLEAVHAAVEAFEGRPEQLRSLDRSRAGVDDWFQGPEEVGYMCYVDLFAGDLAGVREKIPYLKELGVTYLHLMPLLEPREGRNDGGYAVKDYRSVDPDLGTMDDLRELAADLHDEGIKLALDFVMNHTAREHEWAQAAMDGDERFEDFYLTFEDRDLPDQYEQTLPEVFPDFAPGNFTYVDDLEQWVWTSFYDFQWDLDYTNPDVFVQMFREMAFLANVGTDVLRLDAVPFLWKELGTDCRNLDEAHWILRAYRALMRIAAPGVLFKAEAIVAPEETIRYLGTGGYEGEECDIAYNAPLMAHLWHALASENTRLLEQALDGLPSTPDEASWLNYVRCHDDIGWGLADEDVRAVGQDPTSTRKFCSDFYAGDHPDSYAEGYRFQEEPTGVARTSGTAAALTGLQKARVEGDPEDVDTAIQRYLLMHEAAFVMQGMPLLYSGDELAQLNDFSYLNNPIKAEDNRWVHRSPMDWDAAERRTLEGSVEQRVFDGIRRLSEARGGRTALHHRGEETVHDVADDSVFVVERAHDGERLLALSNFSGDSRAVALDELPEPWTDGSYHEILRDETARYPDGRIFLEPYGYRWLEPTDAEPGEDVTTRVEIEVEAEYGEQLFLTGDHEALGNWDVESAVALSGDDYPTWRGEFDLPEGTYVEFEWLKKRDGEPIEWSGHRYVTKAGWDTALRLE